From a single Desulfomonilia bacterium genomic region:
- a CDS encoding membrane dipeptidase — protein sequence MNMKNYCIAVILLLILAGCSTDNTDSESSDGKTNTENTAAAKTVYDFANGCYALRSAANGSFILSTSTGYAASAENRSKASSFFMKPAYLGVYMLYDKGARYLSIDADKNVIRTSTLDDNTMWEFVSLGNDRFAFRPYKGNMWLAADANDGRLYLSGVRGQASEFTIETAEKCTPFPEADISTDAVAMKQPSKENLVGFADTHLHLCANEGFGGKLVIGRNFSPLGVSRALPDCSYIHGKNGANDLIGNLTEGRLRHDTSGWPDFKYWPYNNAMTHQMVYYRWLERAYLGGLRLAVVHCVSNELLCRIYGSLPGYDCNDMNAVDRQLNEVKSLENYIDAQCGGPGKGWFRIVYSPKEARDVIADGKLAIVLGIEVATLFNAADENKVDPQYIADQLQVYRDKGVRSIFPIHIFNNAFGGTNVWVPVIPNLGNRLLRGSYFEFEECSDPSFTYKEPSFSYPDNPLFKMLAPLIGSVVPYYPAGMRSSDNKRGLTDIGEFFIREMIKKKMIIETDHMSHKMAFKALSICEEERYPVIASHSWIDPPDGSITWQYATRIFNLGGIVSLMLYQEKHGGCAISSESWAQSYKNAVRVMSQSPYPVAIPYGSDVNGMCKQPGPRFGSRACDGNPPETPATNPLVYPFKNPVGGTGEFNQLKAGNRVFDFNTEGIACYGLIPDFVADLKNLGLTDEELKPLYRSAEGYIEMWERVENR from the coding sequence ATGAACATGAAGAACTATTGCATTGCAGTTATCTTACTGCTGATACTTGCAGGCTGCAGTACCGACAACACAGACTCAGAGTCATCGGATGGTAAAACAAATACAGAAAACACTGCCGCAGCGAAGACCGTATATGATTTCGCCAATGGCTGCTATGCCCTGAGGTCGGCTGCAAACGGCAGTTTCATCCTGTCCACGTCAACCGGTTATGCGGCATCAGCTGAAAACCGGAGCAAGGCCTCCTCATTTTTCATGAAGCCGGCATATCTCGGCGTCTATATGCTTTATGATAAAGGGGCCAGATATCTGAGTATCGATGCGGACAAAAATGTAATAAGGACATCAACCCTTGATGATAATACCATGTGGGAATTCGTCTCTCTTGGTAATGACCGTTTTGCGTTCAGGCCTTATAAAGGAAACATGTGGCTTGCAGCCGACGCAAATGACGGCCGACTGTACCTCTCCGGCGTCAGGGGCCAGGCGTCTGAATTCACAATAGAGACTGCTGAAAAATGCACCCCGTTCCCTGAAGCGGACATCAGCACCGATGCTGTAGCGATGAAGCAACCCTCAAAAGAGAATCTAGTCGGTTTTGCCGATACGCATCTTCATCTGTGCGCCAACGAGGGCTTTGGCGGCAAGCTGGTAATCGGAAGGAATTTCAGTCCGCTCGGTGTGAGCAGGGCTCTGCCGGATTGTTCATACATACATGGGAAAAACGGAGCAAACGACCTCATCGGCAACCTGACCGAGGGGCGTCTCCGGCACGATACCAGTGGCTGGCCCGACTTCAAATACTGGCCCTACAACAACGCAATGACGCATCAGATGGTATACTACAGATGGCTAGAGCGTGCATACCTCGGCGGCTTGAGGCTGGCTGTTGTGCATTGTGTGAGCAACGAGCTTTTGTGCCGCATATACGGCAGTCTGCCCGGCTATGACTGCAACGACATGAACGCGGTTGACCGTCAGCTGAATGAGGTGAAGAGTCTTGAAAACTACATAGACGCCCAGTGCGGAGGTCCGGGCAAAGGCTGGTTCCGCATTGTTTATTCCCCCAAAGAGGCTCGGGATGTAATTGCCGACGGCAAGCTTGCCATCGTCCTGGGCATTGAGGTAGCAACCCTTTTCAACGCGGCAGACGAGAACAAAGTCGACCCGCAATATATTGCCGATCAGCTTCAGGTTTACCGCGACAAGGGTGTAAGGAGCATCTTCCCCATCCATATTTTCAACAATGCCTTCGGAGGGACCAATGTCTGGGTGCCGGTGATCCCGAATCTTGGAAACCGCCTGCTAAGAGGGTCATATTTCGAGTTCGAGGAATGCAGCGACCCTTCGTTTACCTATAAGGAACCTTCGTTCTCATATCCTGATAATCCTTTATTTAAAATGCTTGCGCCGCTAATCGGGTCGGTAGTGCCCTATTATCCGGCCGGAATGAGATCGTCAGACAACAAAAGAGGACTTACTGACATAGGTGAATTCTTCATCCGGGAGATGATAAAGAAGAAGATGATAATAGAAACAGACCACATGAGCCATAAGATGGCATTCAAAGCGCTCTCGATCTGCGAGGAGGAGCGTTACCCGGTAATAGCAAGCCACAGCTGGATAGACCCGCCTGACGGGAGCATAACCTGGCAGTATGCCACAAGAATATTCAATCTCGGAGGTATCGTATCCCTGATGCTTTACCAGGAGAAGCACGGAGGATGTGCGATATCGTCCGAGTCCTGGGCTCAATCATATAAGAATGCGGTGAGGGTGATGAGTCAGAGCCCGTATCCGGTTGCAATTCCATACGGCTCCGACGTGAACGGCATGTGCAAGCAGCCTGGTCCGCGTTTCGGTAGCCGGGCCTGTGACGGCAATCCGCCTGAGACGCCCGCCACCAATCCGCTTGTATATCCCTTCAAAAATCCTGTAGGCGGCACCGGTGAGTTCAATCAGCTGAAGGCCGGAAACCGCGTCTTTGACTTTAATACCGAGGGTATCGCCTGTTATGGCCTGATCCCGGATTTCGTGGCCGACCTCAAGAATCTCGGGCTCACGGATGAGGAACTTAAGCCGCTTTACCGTTCTGCCGAGGGATATATCGAGATGTGGGAGCGTGTGGAAAACCGCTGA